In Carassius carassius chromosome 7, fCarCar2.1, whole genome shotgun sequence, one genomic interval encodes:
- the LOC132144165 gene encoding zinc finger protein 664-like: MLQTPLKMCSVKLVDCRNLIESRGEETTAEKQQQHTDEEEEEEEENNGEEDDEDEDFIPPDVNGGSSSDEDEETVSTSKEQLTVKSFSCSTCGKTLSSEGHLKRHERKHTEQKSFSCRRCKISFPTAEERRLHSKEHSGKKEFHCEQCGKFFFIHSNLKVHLKTHGEKSFHCSECDKYFSNKGNLIVHKRIHTGERPYKCPHCERRFNYGSHLKTHVRLHTNERPYQCSECGKAFTNSSSLNSHQKIHSDEKPFQCKHCDKRFRQKTHLNCHERIHTGEKPYLCAHCGKSFSDPTHFRKHKRIHTGEKPYHCSICGKSFKQNTNLIMHQRIHSGERPFKCSQCDKTFARSDVLKVHQRVHTGEKPYSCSICGERFAYLGSFQTHQNKHAKEQTAPESSE, encoded by the exons ATGCTGCAGACGCCGCTGAAGATGTGCTCCGTCAAACTGGTGGACTGCAGGAACCTGATCGAGAGCAGAGGAGAAGAAACCACCgcagagaaacaacaacaacacactgatgaggaagaggaggaggaggaggagaataatggggaggaagatgatgaagatgaagatttcattcctCCAG ATGTCAATGGTGGCTCATCttctgatgaagatgaagaaaccGTCTCAACTTCAAAAGAGCAGCTGACGGTCAAGAGTTTCTCCTGCAGCACCTGTGGAAAAACACTGAGTTCAGAGGGTCATTTAAAGAGACACGAGAGAAAACACACAGAACAGAAAAGCTTTAGCTGTAGGAGATGCAAAATCAGCTTTCCTACCGCAGAAGAGAGGAGACTTCATTCAAAAGAGCACAGCGGGAAGAAGGAGTTTCACTGTGAACAGTGCGGgaagttttttttcattcattctaatttaaaagttcacttaaagactCACGGTGAAAAGTctttccactgcagtgaatgtgaCAAGTATTTCAGCAATAAAGGAAATCTTATTGTTCATAAGCGAATCCACACGGGAGAAAGACCATACAAGTGTCCTCACTGCGAGAGAAGATTCAATTACGGATCTCATCTTAAGACACACGTGCGTTTGCACACTAATGAGAGACCGTATCAGTGCAGTGAATGTGGGAAAGCCTTCACAAACTCAAGCTCTCTAAATTCACACCAGAAAATCCATTCTGATGAGAAACCGTTTCAGTGCAAACACTGCGACAAACGATTCCGTCAAAAAACACATCTGAATTGTcacgagaggattcacaccggagagaaaccgtATCTGTGCGCCCACTGCGGGAAGAGCTTTTCTGATCCAACTCATTTCAGGAAACATAAGCGAATCCACACTGGGGAAAAACCATATCACTGCAGCATCTGTGGGAAGAGTTTTAAGCAAAACACTAATTTAATAATGCATCAGAGGATTCATAGTGGAGAAAGACCGTTTAAATGCTCACAGTGTGACAAGACGTTTGCTCGATCAGACGTCCTGAAAGTCCATCAGCGAGTTCATACAGGAGAGAAACCTTACTCCTGCTCCATCTGCGGCGAGAGATTCGCTTATTTAGGTAGTTTCCAGACCCACCAGAACAAACACGCTAAAGAACAAACTGCTCCAGAATCATCAGAGTGA